In a single window of the Daphnia carinata strain CSIRO-1 chromosome 4, CSIRO_AGI_Dcar_HiC_V3, whole genome shotgun sequence genome:
- the LOC130694915 gene encoding neuropeptide F receptor-like encodes MNWESNSTLESRVDELDSSFFNLSFTTADGPHLPSHPAVELDMSVIERFRTNRRVNDLAFFCLVAAYCILIIFGTIGNSLVVYVVARQPAMRTARNVFVVNLAISDLLLCLITMPLTLMEIRSYTWPLGNSPVSCKMVGSLQAVSIFVSTLSITAIALDRYQLIVYPTKRAFQLTGASLALAAIWAIGIVLALPLFIVRTLEHHDIPIPNSPITSVDYCLEEWPNERGRSLYSIGSILVQYALPIITVSVAHARISNKLHDRMASMNHQLIRPQLCNMESGNGQSSQHPAVKESATDCRTAAREEKLRKTNTLLITISIIFTICWLPMNTFNVVVDTWNVFGDDTETMLIAYAVCHMVGMSSACANPLLYGWLNDNFRKEFRRLGRSFIAKRRHQIGGQSIQPDKTISRRLELAVIVEREDQEPLGTPMIGLSQTSGATINVLSTSFNLVHHSGVKATTHLDVGLTNDHVIENNSMSAHAEQPI; translated from the exons ATGAACTGGGAATCCAATTCAACGTTGGAATCTAGGGTGGACGAGCTggattcatcttttttcaatttatcgTTCACGACGGCCGATGGCCCACATTTACCGTCGCATCCCGCGGTCGAGTTGGACATGTCGGTCATTGAACGTTTTCGAACCAACCGTCGCGTTAACGATCTCGCCTTCTTTTGTCTGGTGGCCGCTTATTGCATCCTCATCATCTTCGGAACGATCGGCAATTCGCTTGTCGTCTATGTCGTGGCCCGTCAGCCGGCCATGAGGACGGCCCGTAACGTCTTCGTCGTCAATTTGGCTATTTCTGATCTACTTCTTTGCCTCATCACTATGCCATTGACG CTGATGGAGATCCGGTCATACACATGGCCGTTGGGCAATTCTCCCGTTTCGTGCAAGATGGTCGGCTCGCTGCAGGCCGTTTCAATCTTCGTCTCAACGCTGTCCATCACGGCCATTGCTCTGGATCGTTACCAACTGATCGTCTACCCGACCAAACGAGCTTTCCAGCTGACGGGCGCATCGCTGGCCTTAGCGGCCATCTGGGCCATCGGCATCGTATTGGCACTTCCGCTTTTTATCGTCCGCACGCTGGAGCATCACGATATCCCTATACCCAATTCGCCCATTACGTCCGTCGACTATTGCCTGGAAGAATGGCCTAACGAGAGGGGCCGCTCGTTGTATTCCATCGGTAGCATCCTGGTCCAATACGCCCTACCCATCATCACCGTCTCGGTGGCTCACGCTCGCATCAGTAACAAACTTCACGATCGAATGGCTTCCATGAACCATCAACTGATACGCCCACAGCTATGCAATATGGAGTCCGGCAACGGCCAGTCCAGTCAGCATCCGGCAGTGAAGGAATCGGCAACAGACTGCCGTACAGCCGCCAGAGAAGAGAAGCTTAGAAAAACCAACACTCTCCTTATAACCATCTCCATCATTTTTACCATTTG TTGGTTGCCCATGAACACGTTCAACGTCGTCGTCGATACCTGGAACGTCTTTGGAGATGACACAGAAACGATGTTGATTGCCTACGCTGTTTGTCACATGGTGGGCATGTCATCG gcatGTGCTAATCCGTTGCTCTACGGTTGGTTGAACGACAACTTCCGCAAAGAGTTTCGCAGGCTGGGTAGATCCTTTATCGCCAAACGGCGACATCAGATAGGCGGGCAGAGCATCCAGCCGGACAAAACGATCAGCAGGCGACTAGAACTCGCGGTTATCGTTGAACGAGAAGACCAGGAGCCATTGGGGACTCCGATGATTGGTCTGTCCCAAACGAGTGGTGCAACCATCAACGTCTTATCAACGTCGTTCAATTTGGTCCATCATTCGGGAGTGAAAGCCACCACCCACCTGGACGTCGGTTTGACTAATGATCATGTCATAGAAAATAACTCCATGTCAGCTCACGCCGAACAGCCAATTTGA
- the LOC130695179 gene encoding uncharacterized protein LOC130695179, whose amino-acid sequence MNSFKSVVMICALFAASCSGQYASQSSSQASQAANAGHSGLMAGQSSFAAQGQQAGMNSPVFAEPAKPAASPVLPAAPTTTQQICSCITINPAASAHQSAAVVTSSAAESFGQAAAPAAEQQTFSAPAAAQQTFSAPAAAQQQSFAAQSASAQSYSSSAAQQTANAQRAY is encoded by the exons ATGAACTCCTTCAAATCT GTAGTTATGATCTGCGCCTTGTTCGCTGCTTCTTGCTCCGGCCAATACGCGTCGCA ATCATCGAGCCAGGCATCGCAAGCAGCAAATGCGGGTCACAGTGGACTGATGGCAGGTCAATCATCTTTCGCTGCCCAGGGCCAGCAGGCTGGTATGAACAGCCCAGTATTCGCTGAACCAGCCAAACCAGCAGCTAGCCCGGTCTTGCCAGCTGCCCCAACAACTACCCAACAGATCTGCTCTTGCATTACTATTAACCCAGCTGCATCAGCTCATCAGTCCGCTGCAGTTGTTACTTCTTCCGCCGCTGAATCCTTCGGCCAGGCCGCTGCTCCCGCTGCTGAACAGCAGACATTCTCTGCTCCCGCCGCTGCTCAGCAGACATTCTCTGCTCCCGCTGCTGCCCAGCAACAATCTTTCGCTGCCCAATCAGCTTCTGCTCAATCCTATTCTTCCTCCGCTGCCCAGCAAACGGCTAACGCACAGCGCGCTtactaa
- the LOC130695174 gene encoding mitochondrial folate transporter/carrier-like isoform X2, with amino-acid sequence MSGFSLGKNSEQNAVFKMTTSSNNNSENELTLSGICCPITALFRRYQQIKYEHLVAGVAGGVVSSTILHPLDTIRTRLAVNGSRLICAGVQRPHYGGLVDVLTSMTRANGIHGLYRGVTLGILTAGCTWGSYFFFYDALKAELQRDDPGKPLGPARHMMAAAEAGIVTLILTNPIWVIKTRLCLQFGDDSQCVSEQKRYKGIMDALVKTYRYEGIRGLYRGFLPGVFGVSHSAIQFMVYEEMKNGYNNHRNMSIDSRMSTMTYLSFAAMSKLVAVMATYPYQLMRTRMQDQYHEHNGVIDMLTRTWRHEGIRGFYKGMLPTLLRVTPATAITFVVYENVSHHLITTASSSASQTDDSSSLTSAPLTPAVL; translated from the exons ATGTCTGGATTTTCACTGGGCAAAAATAGTGAACAAAACGCTGTTTTTAAAATGACGACCTCATCtaacaacaacagcgaaaATGAACTTACCTTATCGGGTATTTGTTGTCCCATAACGGCCTTGTTCCGTCGCTACCAACAAATTAAGTACGAACATCTTGTTGCTGGTGTTGCTGGTGGAGTGGTTTCTAGTACAATCCTCCATCCTCTGGACACGATAAGAACCAGATTAGCAG TAAATGGCAGTCGTTTGATCTGTGCTGGTGTCCAACGTCCTCATTACGGGGGACTCGTCGACGTTCTGACAAGCATGACGCGAGCCAACGGCATTCACGGTTTGTACAGGGGAGTGACGCTGGGCATACTGACCGCCGGATGTACTTGGGGCTCCTACTTTTTCTT TTACGACGCACTCAAAGCAGAGCTGCAGCGTGACGACCCTGGAAAACCATTAGGTCCAGCACGCCATATGATGGCGGCCGCCGAAGCTGGAATAGTCACTCTCATCTTGACTAATCCCATCTGGGTGATCAAGACTCGACTGTGTCTCCAATTCGGTGACGATTCTCAATGCGTCTCGGAGCAGAAACGTTACAA GGGAATAATGGATGCACTGGTGAAAACTTACCGTTACGAAGGGATTCGAGGTTTGTACAGAGGATTCCTTCCTGGAGTGTTTGGCGTTTCGCACAGTGCCATCCAGTTTATGGTCTacgaagaaatgaaaaacggtTACAACAATCACCGAAACATGTCCATCGACTCTAGAATG AGTACGATGACgtatttatcttttgctgCCATGTCCAAGTTGGTTGCGGTCATGGCCACTTATCCTTACCAATTGATGCGTACTCGTATGCAAGACCAATATCACGAACATAACGGCGTAATCGACATGCTGACGCGAACATGGAG ACATGAAGGAATACGAGGATTCTACAAGGGAATGCTGCCCACGTTGTTGAGGGTTACACCAGCGACTGCCATCACGTTTGTCGTCTACGAAAACGTGTCACACCATCTGATTACAACGGCATCTAGCAGCGCAAGCCAAACTGATGACAGTAGCAGTTTAACAAGTGCCCCTCTTACTCCAGCTGTTCTCTAG
- the LOC130694927 gene encoding uncharacterized protein LOC130694927, translated as MEGPSGASSSGTGYKKSRGANWTEEETEQLLEAWADRDVQLLLENGPRTRQAFERVSFSLAVHHMEKTPNQCREKIKKLKTRYRKLNNHGKVSKNMPERLIHKLHQVMKGIPSVSSATSKAHGANATCNHEEMDGAETEGPTPNNVVDLIDDDSSASSNSESFSGFDAEDVVPPKRVPKHKDKRRKPSRKRKESRSERRSAVYILIDKVISAQSAANERLSALEERRLLLDKELEEKRIEAEAARQEAQRQHELRLLSTMAQQMACILKDKLGKCHGRIARKSFVRFGKQDRTPQHGQVFTRVKSRMELNSCFNQDQNSAAFVRDWRSKKISAANKLINEDTAPIVRRKTVITIGCASELKGSSYPPEDHTVSASEVGETACGRISITVKSLPKTGIRKIPQGPIFNCDLHDEDEWKDTVPFKSSSVSDPSWIYVPTKPVRPFLTNQLTAWQDEQPSHDIGSTLASNSFKTSNKSWPTNDVDAGQEFLGNRKNSDAVISKLDSPKICAKPTFNVIMSGESKILHLAEQDAWSIEKDACRIEKSPITSISRSPIGYREWLKSLDRLEGESFPNQIHSTVEKKMKCQERKSSTDPVKMASNMTAINQQVENHSAPRSILKNGQHELDYDIRQEKLDVVPNQQYQNKAVQAKIVGEDKSINIHNKKPLNWIEESSTSNLVGWTATFNNITDSKFNKMVPTKETHHAVPSKNEAFTANHQPTTTRVDRANTMEVINRNQINTVRSRSSSGCWKQNISTQDGTNEQALSSGMDLSKATELVRHFFNAEDVDNRQSHSLVVDKSKLSATKSILSPEYEQTAQSIPHLPQGSAQDQRRGRTPIKSKIPLRIPRPASSAAFSSSSSSTSMTPAVAERGSNSNLRMNASKNKAMPSRIKPPSVGRARSVDSSRLTSPLSNYVLYSNVTMAREEMMSQ; from the exons ATGGAGGGACCATCAGGAGCTTCAAGCAGTGGTACAGGatacaaaaaatcaagaggTGCCAATTGGACAGAA GAAGAAACAGAACAGTTGTTGGAGGCATGGGCAGATAGAGATGTTCAACTGCTCCTGGAGAATGGCCCTCGTACTAGGCAG GCTTTTGAAAGAGTGTCATTTAGTCTTGCTGTACACCACATGGAAAAAACACCAAACCAATGCCGTGAGAAGATCAAGAAGCTGAAAACCAGGTATCGCAAATTGAACAATCATGGAAAAGTTTCGAAAAATATGCCAGAACGTCTAATACACAAGCTCCACCAAGTGATGAAAGGTATTCCTAGTGTATCTTCAGCCACTAGCAAAGCTCATGGCGCCAATGCTACTTGTAATCATGAGGAAATGGATGGAGCAGAAACCGAGGGACCAACACCAAATAATGTTGTGG ACCTTATCGATGACGACAGTAGTGCCAGTTCAAATTCAGAATCTTTCTCAGGCTTTGATGCGGAAGACGTAGTTCCCCCAAAACGAGTCCCAAAACATaaagataaaagaagaaaaccatcccggaaaagaaaagaaagccgTTCCGAAAGACGTTCCGCAGTCTATATTCTCATCGACAAGGTTATAAGCGCTCAATCAGCCGCTAACGAACGACTTTCAGCTTTGGAAGAAAG ACGTCTATTGTTAGACAAGGAACTTGAAGAAAAGCGAATTGAAGCCGAGGCCGCTCGGCAAGAGGCGCAACGTCAACACGAGCTCAGACTGTTGAGTACGATGGCTCAGCAGATGGCCTGCATTCTCAAG GACAAATTAGGCAAATGTCACGGTCGGATTGCCCGCAAGTCTTTCGTGCGCTTCGGCAAACAAGATAGAACACCACAACATGG GCAAGTGTTCACACGTGTGAAATCCAGGATGGAGCTGAATTCTTGTTTCAACCAAGACCAAAATTCAGCGGCTTTCGTACGCGACTGGCGGAGCAAGAAAATTTCAGCTGCCAATAAATTGATCAACGAGGACACGGCACCGATCGTTCGACGTAAAACTGTTATCACCATCGGATGTGCCAGCGAATTAAAAGGCTCGTCTTACCCACCAGAAGACCATACTGTATCCGCATCGGAAGTGGGCGAGACAGCTTGCGGGAGGATTAGTATTACTGTTAAAAGTCTTCCGAAAACAGGCATTCGCAAGATACCACAAGGTCCTATTTTTAATTGCGACCTTCACGATGAAGACGAATGGAAGGACACGGTGCCCTTTAAATCTTCTTCCGTAAGCGATCCATCATGGATTTACGTCCCAACAAAGCCAGTTCGTCCTTTTTTAACAAACCAACTAACAGCTTGGCAAGATGAGCAACCGTCGCATGATATCGGTTCAACTTTGGCTAGTAATTCATTCAAGACATCGAATAAGAGCTGGCCTACAAACGATGTAGACGCGGGCCAGGAATTTTTAGGTAATCGGAAGAATTCGGATGCTGTGATCAGCAAATTGGATTCGCCGAAAATTTGTGCAAAACCCACTTTCAATGTGATTATGAGTGGTGAATCGAAGATTCTACATTTGGCGGAGCAGGATGCATGGAGTATTGAAAAAGATGCTTGCAGAATTGAGAAGAGTCCAATCACTTCGATATCTCGTTCTCCAATCGGCTATCGTGAATGGTTAAAATCACTCGATCGATTGGAAGGTGAATCATTCCCTAATCAAATCCATTCGACAGtcgaaaagaagatgaaatgccaagaaagaaaatcatccACTGATCCTGTTAAAATGGCCAGTAACATGACTGCAATTAATCAACAAGTTGAAAATCATTCAGCTCCCAGAAGCATCTTAAAGAATGGACAACACGAATTGGATTATGACATCCGTCAAGAAAAGCTTGATGTGGTCCCAAATCAGCAATATCAAAACAAAGCTGTACAGGCAAAAATTGTTGGCGAAGACAAATCCATTAACATACACAACAAAAAGCCATTAAATTGGATTGAAGAAAGTTCCACTTCTAACCTTGTTGGTTGGACTGCAACATTTAATAACATCACAGACtcgaaattcaataaaatggTACCAACTAAAGAAACTCATCATGCTGTTCCTTCCAAAAATGAGGCTTTTACAGCGAATCATCAACCGACCACGACTAGAG TAGACAGGGCCAATACCATGGAAGTCATCAATAGAAACCAAATCAACACAGTCAGGTCACGCAGTTCCTCCGGCTGCTGGAAACAGAATATCAGCACCCAGGATGGAACTAATGAACAAGCACTTTCATCTGGAATGGATCTTTCCAAAGCAACTGAGCTTGTCCGGCACTTCTTCAATGCAGAAGACGTTGATAATCGACAAAGCCATTCGTTAGTGGTTGATAAAAGTAAATTGAGCGCAACGAAATCCATCTTGTCACCAGAATACGAGCAGACAGCACAATCGATTCCACATCTGCCTCAAGGATCAGCTCAGGATCAACGTCGTGGACGAACACCGATCAAATCGAAAATTCCGCTGCGGATCCCGAGACCTGCCAGCAGCGCCGCTTTTTCCAGTTCTAGCAGTTCGACATCGATGACACCAGCTGTTGCAGAGAGAGGAAGCAATTCGAATTTAAGAATGAATGCTTCTAAGAATAAAGCCATGCCGAGTAGAATTAAACCTCCTTCAGTCGGAAGGGCAAGGTCAGTGGATAGTTCCAGGTTAACAAGTCCATTATCAAATTACGTATTATACAGCAATGTAACAATGGCCAGAGAAGAAATGATGAGTCAATAA
- the LOC130694947 gene encoding NADH dehydrogenase [ubiquinone] 1 alpha subcomplex assembly factor 2-like, with translation MSRGVWSKVFVNFVNSLRPRQTKGNLMGEDYMFNKYYEIPANPKIGKRNPSRWFVPIEKDNFEQELPAEWEAWLRGRRKEVPDTEEVLKNLGIMQIKKINAKKVAIENPFVHEESELPAPTSKFPVLKDYELPDQMISRKK, from the exons ATGTCAAGGGGTGTGTGGTCAAAAGTTTTCGTAAATTTCGTAAATTCTTTAAGACCTCGCCAAACCAAAGGCAACCTAATGGGTGAAGACTACATGTTCAACAAATATTATGAAATACCCGCAA ATCccaaaattggaaaaagaaacccaTCCCGTTGGTTTGTTCCTATTGAAAAGGATAACTTTGAACAGGAATTACCTGCTGAGTGGGAAG CTTGGCTTagaggaagaaggaaagaagTTCCAGACACTgaagaagttttaaaaaatttgggAATTAtgcaaataaagaaaataaatgccAAAAAAGTGGCTATTGAAAATCCATTTGTTCATGAAGAAAGTGAACTTCCTGCACCAACATCCAAATTTCCTGTTCTCAAAGATTATGAGCTACCAGATCAGATGATCAGCAGAAAGAAATAG
- the LOC130695174 gene encoding mitochondrial folate transporter/carrier-like isoform X1, which yields MSGFSLGKNSEQNAVFKMTTSSNNNSENELTLSGICCPITALFRRYQQIKYEHLVAGVAGGVVSSTILHPLDTIRTRLAVNGSRLICAGVQRPHYGGLVDVLTSMTRANGIHGLYRGVTLGILTAGCTWGSYFFFYDALKAELQRDDPGKPLGPARHMMAAAEAGIVTLILTNPIWVIKTRLCLQFGDDSQCVSEQKRYKGIMDALVKTYRYEGIRGLYRGFLPGVFGVSHSAIQFMVYEEMKNGYNNHRNMSIDSRMQSTMTYLSFAAMSKLVAVMATYPYQLMRTRMQDQYHEHNGVIDMLTRTWRHEGIRGFYKGMLPTLLRVTPATAITFVVYENVSHHLITTASSSASQTDDSSSLTSAPLTPAVL from the exons ATGTCTGGATTTTCACTGGGCAAAAATAGTGAACAAAACGCTGTTTTTAAAATGACGACCTCATCtaacaacaacagcgaaaATGAACTTACCTTATCGGGTATTTGTTGTCCCATAACGGCCTTGTTCCGTCGCTACCAACAAATTAAGTACGAACATCTTGTTGCTGGTGTTGCTGGTGGAGTGGTTTCTAGTACAATCCTCCATCCTCTGGACACGATAAGAACCAGATTAGCAG TAAATGGCAGTCGTTTGATCTGTGCTGGTGTCCAACGTCCTCATTACGGGGGACTCGTCGACGTTCTGACAAGCATGACGCGAGCCAACGGCATTCACGGTTTGTACAGGGGAGTGACGCTGGGCATACTGACCGCCGGATGTACTTGGGGCTCCTACTTTTTCTT TTACGACGCACTCAAAGCAGAGCTGCAGCGTGACGACCCTGGAAAACCATTAGGTCCAGCACGCCATATGATGGCGGCCGCCGAAGCTGGAATAGTCACTCTCATCTTGACTAATCCCATCTGGGTGATCAAGACTCGACTGTGTCTCCAATTCGGTGACGATTCTCAATGCGTCTCGGAGCAGAAACGTTACAA GGGAATAATGGATGCACTGGTGAAAACTTACCGTTACGAAGGGATTCGAGGTTTGTACAGAGGATTCCTTCCTGGAGTGTTTGGCGTTTCGCACAGTGCCATCCAGTTTATGGTCTacgaagaaatgaaaaacggtTACAACAATCACCGAAACATGTCCATCGACTCTAGAATG CAGAGTACGATGACgtatttatcttttgctgCCATGTCCAAGTTGGTTGCGGTCATGGCCACTTATCCTTACCAATTGATGCGTACTCGTATGCAAGACCAATATCACGAACATAACGGCGTAATCGACATGCTGACGCGAACATGGAG ACATGAAGGAATACGAGGATTCTACAAGGGAATGCTGCCCACGTTGTTGAGGGTTACACCAGCGACTGCCATCACGTTTGTCGTCTACGAAAACGTGTCACACCATCTGATTACAACGGCATCTAGCAGCGCAAGCCAAACTGATGACAGTAGCAGTTTAACAAGTGCCCCTCTTACTCCAGCTGTTCTCTAG
- the LOC130694934 gene encoding melanoma-associated antigen F1-like, whose product MSRRGSSQKQSSEPSQRNQSQKANASQLKQPAEEIIDLDRMVAEVIQYFLIMEQKKFPVKRNDIMKLVPGMSAKNFKTIIAKAQTYLDDVFGFLLHEFDEKSGHYVLLNQVIMPENLPHQDLSENNTILFLTLSAIFLSEGCIGEDEVWNMLDILGYKPENHKKLVTNDFVRQLYINIEVIPQSDPPKMNFTWGERATIEFTKKEILAFAAKIYGQPPEQFGALWNLAEKEDKAREAN is encoded by the exons ATGTCTCGTAGG GGATCAAGCCAGAAACAAAGCTCCGAGCCATCTCAAAGGAATCAGTCACAGAAGGCAAATGCATCACAGTTAAAACAACCTGCAGAGGAGATAATTGATCTAGACAGGATG GTGGCTGAAGTAATCCAGTATTTCTTGAtcatggaacaaaaaaagtttccaGTAAAACGGAATGATATAATGAAATTAGTTCCTGGGATGTCAGcaaagaatttcaaaactattatTGCCAAAGCACAAACATACCTAGATGAT GTTTTTGGCTTTTTACTTCatgaatttgatgaaaaaagtGGCCATTATGTCCTTTTAAACCAAGTCATTATGCCAGAAAATTTGCCCCATCAAGATCTTTCTGAAAACAACACTATCCTGTTCTTGACCTTGTCAGCTATTTTCTTGTCAGAGGGTTGCATTGGTGAAG ATGAAGTGTGGAACATGCTTGATATCCTTGGGTACAAACCAGAAAATCACAAGAAACTTGTCACTAATGACTTTGTTCGGCAGCTTTATATCAACATAGAAGTCATTCCACAGTCAGACCCTCCAAAAATGAACTTTACCTGGGGTGAACGTGCAACAATTGAGTTTaccaaaaaggaaattcttGCATTTGCGGCCAAG ATTTATGGCCAGCCTCCTGAACAATTTGGAGCACTGTGGAATTTGGCTGAGAAAGAGGACAAAGCGAGGGAAGCAAATTGA
- the LOC130694925 gene encoding myb/SANT-like DNA-binding domain-containing protein 2, whose product MEGPSGASSSGTGYKRSRGTNWTEEETEQLLEAWADRDVQLLLENGPHNRQAFERVSFNLAVHHMDKTPSQCREKIKKLKTMYRNLNNHGKVSKNMRGRLMHKLHQVMEGIPSVSSATSKAHGADATCNHEEMDGVETEGPTPNNVVDEDFLDDDISASSDSESVSSSDAEDVAPHRRVPKHRDKRRKPSCKRKESRSKRRSAVYVLIDKVISAQSAANERFSALEERRLLLDKELEEKRIEAEAARQEAQRQHELRLLSTMAQQMACILKSFNPMAFTGSRCETVATPITVDVSTGDRTSGDAGSPSKPHEVNGCVHSNDYTDSTVYSAM is encoded by the exons ATGGAGGGACCATCAGGAGCTTCAAGCAGTGGTACAGGATACAAAAGATCAAGAGGCACCAATTGGACAGAA GAAGAAACAGAACAGTTGTTGGAGGCATGGGCAGATAGAGATGTTCAACTGCTTTTGGAGAATGGTCCTCACAATAGGCAG GCTTTCGAAAGAGTGTCTTTTAATCTTGCTGTACACCACATGGACAAGACGCCAAGCCAATGCCGTGAGAAGATAAAGAAGCTTAAAACCATGTATCGCAATTTAAACAATCATGGAAAAGTTTCGAAAAATATGCGAGGACGTCTAATGCACAAGCTCCACCAAGTGATGGAAGGTATTCCTAGTGTATCTTCAGCCACTAGCAAAGCTCATGGCGCCGATGCCACTTGTAATCATGAGGAAATGGATGGAGTAGAAACCGAGGGACCAACGCCAAATAATGTTGTGG ATGAAGACTTTCTTGATGACGACATTAGTGCCAGTTCAGATTCAGAATCTGTATCAAGCTCCGATGCGGAAGACGTAGCACCCCACAGACGAGTTCCAAAACATAGAGATAAAAGAAGGAAACCATCCtgcaaaaggaaagaaagccGTTCCAAAAGACGTTCCGCAGTCTACGTTCTCATCGACAAGGTTATAAGCGCTCAATCAGCAGCTAACGAACGATTTTCAGCTTTGGAAGAAAG ACGGCTATTGTTAGACAAGGAACTTGAAGAAAAGCGAATTGAAGCCGAGGCCGCTCGGCAAGAGGCGCAACGTCAACACGAGCTCAGACTGTTGAGTACGATGGCTCAGCAGATGGCCTGCATTCTCAAG agtttcaaCCCGATGGCGTTTACCGGTTCGCGCTGTGAGACAGTCGCCACGCCCATTACAGTGGATGTCTCCACAGGCGACAGGACTAGTGGTGACGCAGGCAGTCCGTCCAAACCACACGAGGTCAACGGATGCGTCCATTCGAATGACTACACGGACAGTACCGTTTACTCGGCCATGTGA
- the LOC130695190 gene encoding actin nucleation-promoting factor WAS-like: MASAVVQVCFADPPSRSQWNLRHCGVLCFIKDNIQRSHYLRVFCLDRQSVVWEQELYSAFEYCAPRPYFHTFEGDDCRVGLNFANDAEAEFFLMAIKGNMRIKSEKRERRRLSQQQSQPWVKPTPVAINGSASKTTVRTTITTNSVMTKNSEKDKNKKLTKADIGLPSDFKHLSHVGWDPNQGFALDNVDPNLLSPSTLPVRNRPSKMQMARWAPPSRLIAAPSSSSSIRISFPLSIATPAVLQLAPALKMAPVTIVAPPPSPAGSPPPPPPLPPTPSLDRPFPSLRSLDLPSTPVAPVQPVRSALTDTIKEGQKIASVPVEADPSMKKDLKSSVTPDSSKGLLGQIRAGKRLKPVEKDDNQASVSDDVMEVMAGALNRVLEERCRVIHSDSEDSGQDQDDDWTD, translated from the exons ATGGCATCAGCTGTGGTCCAGGTATGTTTTGCTGATCCACCCAGCAGATCCCAATGGAACTTACGGCATTGTGGTGTACTGTGCTTCATCAAGGATAATATCCAGCGGTCGCATTATCTGAGGGTATTTTGCCTAGATAGGCAATCTGTTGTTTGGGAACAAGAATTGTACAGTGCTTTTGAATACTGTGCACCAAGACCATATTTCCACACTTTTGAAGGGGAT GATTGTCGTGTGGGGCTCAATTTTGCCAATGACGCAGAGGCAGAATTCTTTTTGATGGCTATAAAAGGGAATATGAGAATCAAATCGGAAAAACGAG AGCGTCGACGGTTATCGCAGCAACAGTCACAGCCATGGGTGAAACCGACTCCAGTGGCTATCAATGGATCAGCATCGAAAACTACAGTGCGAACGACGATAACCACAAACAGCGTCATGACTAAAAATTccgaaaaagacaaaaacaagaagCTTACAAAAGCCGATATTGGACTACCTTCTGACTTTAAACATCTTAGTCACGTTGGATGGGATCCAAATCAAGGTTTTGCCCTAGACAATGTCGATCCAAATCTGCTCTCACCTTCGACACTACCAGTGAGAAATCGACCATCGAAGATGCAGATGGCCAGGTGGGCTCCTCCCTCGCGATTGATCGCAGCTCCCTCGTCATCTTCTTCCATTAGAATTTCTTTCCCACTGTCCATTGCTACACCAGCAGTTCTTCAGCTCGCCCCTGCATTAAAAATGGCTCCGGTTACGATCGTCGCGCCACCACCTTCGCCAGCAGGTAGCCCTCCTCCACCTCCACCACTTCCACCAACGCCATCGTTGGATAGACCTTTTCCTTCTCTCCGTTCCTTGGATCTTCCATCAACTCCTGTTGCACCTGTTCAGCCAGTCCGTAGTGCTTTAACGGACACTATCAAAGAAGGACAGAAGATCGCATCCGTTCCTGTTGAGGCCGATCCATCGATGAAGAAGGATTTGAAATCATCGGTTACACCTGATTCAAGCAAAGGTTTGCTCGGTCAAATACGGGCAGGCAAAAGATTGAAGCCAGTGGAGAAAGATGACAACCAAGCATCTGTGAGTGACGATGTCATGGAAGTTATGGCCGGAGCTTTGAATCGTGTCTTGGAGGAAAGGTGCCGCGTCATCCATTCGGACAGTGAAGACAGCGGACAAGATCAGGACGACGATTGGACCGACTAA